A single region of the Ctenopharyngodon idella isolate HZGC_01 chromosome 21, HZGC01, whole genome shotgun sequence genome encodes:
- the il13 gene encoding interleukin-13 produces MMKTILLLAFAVFVSGAHLKNNLLGEIFDELNATPKTLLEGKDIYLRELKTESCEHEFFCQAEQELKEVSRQTEFDHFHTDKKLMRNLHTYNKRSGKTCKPVEAEAEVKIPLRKFLEILKKCVKKTYSQINKN; encoded by the exons ATGATGAAGACTATACTACTGCTCGCTTTCGCTGTATTCGTCTCCGGTGCTcatctgaaaaataatttattggGAGAGATTTTTGATGAGCTGAACGCCACACCGAAAACACTCTTAGAG GGAAAAGATATCTACCTGAGAGAACTGAAAACTGAGAGCTGTGAG CATGAGTTTTTCTGCCAGGCTGAGCAAGAACTCAAGGAGGTTTCTAGACAAACTGAATTTGACCATTTCCATACTGACAAGAAACTAATGAGGAACTTACATACGTATAACAAGCGCAGTGGA AAAACCTGCAAACCTGTTGAAGCTGAAGCTGAAGTTAAAATCCCCTTGCGTAAATTCTTGGAAATTCTCAAGAAATGTGTCAAGAAAACATACAGCCAAAtcaacaaaaattaa